GTATGCACAAGACGGAGGCCGCACAATCGGTCGCGACTTTGCCGATACTCGCGCAGATCAGGAAGCAACAGCGAACGCGCATCGCCAACGACCAACTTGCGCGTCTGTCCGCGGCGGTCGATCAACGCACCCACCTGCCGTTGAATCTCGAGCGACGTCTCGGTCAACGCCCGCGCAAATTCGGGACTGACAATCGTATCGGCGCCGGTCCTGCGCGACGCCAGCCGCTCGAGGCGGCGCAGCGGCTGCGCGCGAAGTCCGTGAGTGTTTCCTTCTACCCGAATGTTCGTTACTCCATAAACGAAAAACCGGGACCTCCCTGTTCGGGGAGACCCCGGTCCGAAATCGGTTGAACCGTATGGCGTGTGGTTTGCGTGAGACTATCCTTGCAGCATGACCCGCCGGATAATCCGCTGGCTCTCGACGGCGTCGAGCGTCTTCTGCGCCTTGCGCAACTCGTTCGGATCGAGCTTTTCCAGCTTCTTCCAGAAAATCGAAAGATTGCCAATCGCGATCTGGCAGGCCTGCGCAGGGTCCACCCGCTGCGGCAACATGTCGATAACGCTCCAGCCTTTGAACTTCGTGGTCTTCAGGTAGAACAACGCCTCGAGCAATTCCCACATATGCACGCTTCCGGGCATCAGCATGTCGTCCCAGAGACGGTAGTTGTCGCTGAAGTATACGGTAAACAGCTTGCTGGCGCGGGTGAGAAATGCTATCGATTCCGCGGGCGTCTCGCCGGCCATCAGCGCGTGTGAGAAACCCATCGCCACACCAACGTTCTTCATCGCAATTTCCTGACAAAGCGACAACGCCTTGCCAACGCTGGAAACCGTCGCGAACTTTCGCGGGTCGCGCGGCTTGTAGGCAATGGCAACATTGATGTCCGGCGATGCGTACTTCGCAATTGTCTTAATCGACGAAATCACCGTGTTCCAATGGGTCGTGTAATCAATATGGAACGGGTAGTCGAACCCGTCGCTGTGCAGTTTGAGCGTAACTTCCGTCGCCGCAAGGCTGCGCGCCATGTCCACCGCTTTCCGGCCTTCGTCTATTGCGGCGTTTCGCGTCTTCGGGTGTTGATGTCCGAATGCGCCCCACGCGAACCGGCGATCCGCCGAGAGATCCCCCGCTACGCCCGAGCAGAGAAGCGCGTAGTCCTTCAGGATTCGCTTCAATTCCTTCACCGGAAAATCGGGGGTGATGTCCTTTTGGCTGACCTCTATCGCCTTGACTCCCTTGATCTTGGCAGCCATGGCGATCTTCTCCTGCGGCCGCAGTGGATCACGGAATCCTTGCGGACAGAATCGGTCCGGACTGGAACCAAAAACGTCCAAGGACATCGACAAACGTAGTGCCATTATTGTGCTCCTAGCTACTGGACATTTGACCAAATCGGCCAACAGGAGTTGTGTGACAGGAGACCACCGCTTCTGCCCAAACACTGGGGATAATGAGGTGTACCTGCGCCGTAAGGTCTTGCACGCTCTAGCGTTATATATTGACTCAGGTAGGCGTGCTCGTGGCGCAAGTATACTGAATGGAAACTATAAAGTCAATAGTGAAATTATCTGTATTGTTAATAAATTACTATGCCGACCCTCCGCCTTGTACGGCATCAGCACGTAATCCGCAGCCAAACTGGCACAAAAAAGAGGCGAGTGCGGGCAGCGGGGGAACTGCCTTCGACGCACTCGCCGGTGGTGGGAACCAGTCATTGCTGACTGTACCCGAAGGGGAAGCCTGGGGGAAGGACTCCCCTTCGTCAACCTATTATAACATAATTCCCTCAAATGTCTATTCCTCGCAGCATGTTGCACTATTCATATTTTGACAGTTTCGCGTTTCTCCTTCAGAATTCGACGTATGAACGTCTGCACCATACAGCGCGTTTCGTGCGGACCCACTTCCCTTCGGGTCGCGACGTTGTTGATTGTCAGCGCGACGCTTGCGTGCCTCGCCCAACAAACTTCGCCAAATCCGGCGACCGAGAACCGCGGGACATCGAACGCGTATTTGGAGGGTTTCATCCCGCTGGGCCCGCCGACCCTGGAGGAACTCAAGAAACAAGCTGTGGCAACCGAGTCGAAACAGGCTGCCAAACGGCGCGAACGGACCAAACCCACTGCGGCCGACAACAGCGCGTCGGACCTGCTCGTACAGATGCTTCAATCGACGGATGCGGAGATTCGCGCGCGCGCCGTCGAAGGTCTCGCCGGCGATGCCGCAAAAGACGCCGCCCCGCTCCTGCTCATCGCGCTGGCCGATCGCGATGGGCAAGTCCGTGACGCTGCGGAGCGGGCCTTGACGAACGTTCCGAAGGACGTGTTGGTCAGTTCACTCGTGGGCGTGTTGGGTTGGGGGGACCCCGTCGTTGCGAAGAGTGTCGACGCGGCGCTTCCGCGACTGCGCGACACGATAGAGGCGCCCCTAATCGTGCGCTTCGAGTCGCGCGAAACGCCCCGAGTCGAACGCATGGCCGCGGCGTATTGCCTGGGGCGCATCGGTAGTCAGCGCGCGGGAGTGCCGCTTGCCGGAGAAATTTGGGGCGACGATCTCACGCTCGCTTTCTACTGCGCGGATGCCCTGTCGAGCGTCGAGAACCCAAACCTGCTCGGCGAGTTTGTCCGCATGGCCGCGCATCCGCAGGTGCAAATGCGCGTCGCGGCATACCGTGGACTGGCGCGAATAGGGGGGGACGATGCGCGCAAGACGTTGATCGAAGCCGCGAGCGGACGCGCCGAGCGCGACACCGCCGCGCGAAAGATCGCGATTCGACTGCTGGCCTACGTTCCAAACGAGGAAGTAGTCGAGTTTCTCATGGATCAGGTACGCGCCAACGCCGGTTTGGTGGCTCCATCGACTGACGCGTTGGCCGCATTGTTCGGTTTGCCTTACGGATTGGCGCGCGAGCGATGGCTCGAATGGTACAGAGAAGTGTGGGAACCCCAAAAGGCCGCAAGCACACCGCCGCCGCCAACGGCGCGCGCCAGCACCAATCCGAGTTCCGGCGTACCCATCGGATTTCCGGAAGGGGGTTTCCCATTTCTTCCTTAACATCGGCAGAATTTCTTACGCACTCCACGAACCCGCTTTCTTCGTTCGTTCGTACTCATACTGGTGCTCGTGCTCGTAATCGTGCTCGTAATCGTAATCGACCATCGCCGATCCACCAGTCCGCCACTTACTACTCAGTTGCCGTACTCGCACTCGCGGTCGTCGCGTCAATCGCATCACCATCCGCACGAGCGGAAATCGCTATCGCCGAATCAACCGACAAGCTCGAAATCCGAATCGCGGACAAACCCTTCGCCACCTACGTCTGGTCCGACCCAAATATCGTGCGGCCCTACTTCTGCAACGTTCACGCGCCGAACGGCGCACAGGTCACCCGTTCGTACCCAACCGATCCCGTTATCAACAAGGGCAACGACGACCACGCGACGATGCACCCCGGCATCTGGCTGGCATTCGGCGACGTGAACGGTCTTGACGTGTGGCGGAACAAGGCGCGTGTGTGGCACGCGCACTTTGTGGAGAAACCGTTCTCCGACGACGATCACGCCACGTTCACCGTGCTGAATGTTTACGATCCGTTGACGGGATCGAGTGATGCCTCGTTCTACGAGACCTGCCGGTATGACGTGTACGCGCTCGATATCGGCTGGTTCATCATCGCGCAGTCCGCGTTTCAGTCCCGCAAAGGCGAAATCCGCTTCGGCGATCAGGAGGAAATGGGGCTGGGCGTGCGCATGCAGACGCCGCTCACCGTAAAGTTCGGCAACGGCACAATTCTTAACAGCCAGAAAGGCCGCAACGAGTACGGCACCTGGGGGTTCCCCGCGAAGTGGTGCAGCGCGTACGGAAAGGTGGACGACGCGTTTGTCGGTGCGACGATCATGCCGGGCCCGGATAACTTCCGCACCAGTTGGTACCACTCGCGCGACTACGGACTTGTCGTCGCGAACCCGTTCGGAAAGAAGGCTATGACCGCGGCGAACAAAGACGAAGTCCCGCCCGATGTGACAATCGTGCCACGGAGCAACGTGTTTCGCCTCATGTTTGGCGTGTTTGTGTTCTCTACAACGTTAGAGCCCGACAATACGTCCGCGTTCGAGTGGTTCACGGAACTGCTTTCGCAATGCGAACCGCCGAAACCGCCCGTCGAACTCTTGCAGGACGATCAGCGAATAGGGCCCCTCGAGATCGAGGTTCGAGTCAATCCGAGCACTGCGGACCCCGAACCCGCCCGTTGACGAACGGTACTTTGGTTCGTGTTCGGCGGGTTGTCCGCATATTCCGCGAACAGCGCGCCGATATCCACGTCGCCCGAATACACAACGACACGATAGCGCAACGTCAGGCGTTCACCCTTTGGCAGATCAAGATGTCCGTCCGGCAGCCAATACATTGGCGTGGGGGAGAAGAACCCATAGTCGCGCGTGAACCATTGCGACGGATACCAGCGATTCGTTGAATGCTGGAAAATGGCAATACCCTCGCGCACGCCGTCACGCTCACTGCTGTAGCTGCACCAGGGCGACGGCACGCCGTACGTGCCCGCTTCCTTCTCTTTGCCTTCCGCATTGACCAGCCGTCCGCCATTCGTCACGCTCAACTCGGGCACAACGCGTGCCGCGAACAGCGAATGGTTTGTCTTTTCGATGCGTACGTCCTTCAGCGGTTCGAGCGTAATTTCAAAATCGATTCTGCGGACCGAATCCGAGGGCGCGGCCACGACGATGGTGCGCGTATCGCGGATATCCGGTTCCGCGCCCGCGCGTTGCCAGAGACAGGTATCCTCGATCACCACCCGATTTCCCGACGCCTCAATAATCTTCGGGCCTTGCGACAGAATCTGGCCCTGCTCGTTCTCATCCTGCCAGTAGTTGTTGCCGTTCACCTTGTCGCATCCGAAGAACAACGAATGATGGTGCGGGTACGGTTCCGAACTTTCCGTCGTCACGGACGCGCCGCTCGCGGGAGCGGCGACGGGATACAGATAGGGGTACTTCTGCGTCTCGGCGAACTTATAGGACGTGAAATGCTTCCCTGCAATATTGATCCGAATCTCTTGCGAGGCCGGTACCGCTTCTACGGTCAGTGGGGACGAAGCGGCCGAGGGAATGAGGATCGCCGGTGCCAGGATTGCGAGCCAAAGCACTCCGCCGCGCGCGTTCGCAACCATGTCAACGCCCCCCCGGGAAAAAGCCGGTCAGGAATTCGCGTTCGCTGCCGGCATATTCCGCCACAGCGAGGTGCTCGATGCCGTGCTGATTCCCCCACGAATAGTAGATGATCGTTTTTCCGTCGTACTCCGTGAAATCCAAATCGGAGTTGTTGGCGTTCTTCGCGGTTCTGACGCGTCTGCGCTCTGCCGCGGTCAATTTAGGATTGGCAATCCGGCG
This portion of the Candidatus Hydrogenedentota bacterium genome encodes:
- a CDS encoding HEAT repeat domain-containing protein: MNVCTIQRVSCGPTSLRVATLLIVSATLACLAQQTSPNPATENRGTSNAYLEGFIPLGPPTLEELKKQAVATESKQAAKRRERTKPTAADNSASDLLVQMLQSTDAEIRARAVEGLAGDAAKDAAPLLLIALADRDGQVRDAAERALTNVPKDVLVSSLVGVLGWGDPVVAKSVDAALPRLRDTIEAPLIVRFESRETPRVERMAAAYCLGRIGSQRAGVPLAGEIWGDDLTLAFYCADALSSVENPNLLGEFVRMAAHPQVQMRVAAYRGLARIGGDDARKTLIEAASGRAERDTAARKIAIRLLAYVPNEEVVEFLMDQVRANAGLVAPSTDALAALFGLPYGLARERWLEWYREVWEPQKAASTPPPPTARASTNPSSGVPIGFPEGGFPFLP
- a CDS encoding PmoA family protein, which codes for MGTPKGRKHTAAANGARQHQSEFRRTHRISGRGFPISSLTSAEFLTHSTNPLSSFVRTHTGARARNRARNRNRPSPIHQSATYYSVAVLALAVVASIASPSARAEIAIAESTDKLEIRIADKPFATYVWSDPNIVRPYFCNVHAPNGAQVTRSYPTDPVINKGNDDHATMHPGIWLAFGDVNGLDVWRNKARVWHAHFVEKPFSDDDHATFTVLNVYDPLTGSSDASFYETCRYDVYALDIGWFIIAQSAFQSRKGEIRFGDQEEMGLGVRMQTPLTVKFGNGTILNSQKGRNEYGTWGFPAKWCSAYGKVDDAFVGATIMPGPDNFRTSWYHSRDYGLVVANPFGKKAMTAANKDEVPPDVTIVPRSNVFRLMFGVFVFSTTLEPDNTSAFEWFTELLSQCEPPKPPVELLQDDQRIGPLEIEVRVNPSTADPEPAR
- a CDS encoding sugar phosphate isomerase/epimerase, with the protein product MAAKIKGVKAIEVSQKDITPDFPVKELKRILKDYALLCSGVAGDLSADRRFAWGAFGHQHPKTRNAAIDEGRKAVDMARSLAATEVTLKLHSDGFDYPFHIDYTTHWNTVISSIKTIAKYASPDINVAIAYKPRDPRKFATVSSVGKALSLCQEIAMKNVGVAMGFSHALMAGETPAESIAFLTRASKLFTVYFSDNYRLWDDMLMPGSVHMWELLEALFYLKTTKFKGWSVIDMLPQRVDPAQACQIAIGNLSIFWKKLEKLDPNELRKAQKTLDAVESQRIIRRVMLQG
- a CDS encoding PmoA family protein, whose translation is MVANARGGVLWLAILAPAILIPSAASSPLTVEAVPASQEIRINIAGKHFTSYKFAETQKYPYLYPVAAPASGASVTTESSEPYPHHHSLFFGCDKVNGNNYWQDENEQGQILSQGPKIIEASGNRVVIEDTCLWQRAGAEPDIRDTRTIVVAAPSDSVRRIDFEITLEPLKDVRIEKTNHSLFAARVVPELSVTNGGRLVNAEGKEKEAGTYGVPSPWCSYSSERDGVREGIAIFQHSTNRWYPSQWFTRDYGFFSPTPMYWLPDGHLDLPKGERLTLRYRVVVYSGDVDIGALFAEYADNPPNTNQSTVRQRAGSGSAVLGLTRTSISRGPIR